From Apium graveolens cultivar Ventura chromosome 9, ASM990537v1, whole genome shotgun sequence, the proteins below share one genomic window:
- the LOC141683415 gene encoding clathrin interactor EPSIN 3-like — translation MKKALGQTVRDLKREVNKKVLKVPSIEQKVLDATSNEPWGPHGSHLADIAQASRNYHEYQMIMSVLWKRINDTGKNWRHVYKALTVVEYLVANGTERVIDEIREHAYQISTLSDFQYIDSSGRDQGSNVRKKSQSLVILVNDKERIQEVREKAAANREKYRNTSTGGMYKPGSYTSGGGYGERYEDDRYEGSYGSRDEDPNGNGREREWRSRENDRYDKHGDSSNHDRDHYGRESEERYGRDGYKDNSSRGRSQNGDDYNYRVRSRSSDRGRDHSYEDDGQYSSSVADRRSDQIPAAPPSYEEVVAEADSPTHGVRNGETSKSVPPKLSAPSQNAGDQESTFSNASVAPALATSAGPVSAASSAPAPATSAAPAPAPNHNDFDGGFNVFDPRGTFSAAPTYASSADVDFFGSTSDSFSSNSLAIVPATATTESNAFTNSGSNQTPDDPFGDGPFRAVSYVQNFPNQSLIVEPSPSFQHCNNINSETPKPTSQNTETVGNFGFGNTDILADILPPSSGFPAQMMQPTSQSGFASQAGPPPSRPGFQGEQDQYSSSASYPPLMGQASSSAAFPAQGQHPMQTTFPFQVGQPASYTSFPSQMGTPQTSTFAAPSQPSLPGANIYGNPGHLFGSTAPAPAPAHQPMRPQSFGGTPANYNQMNSQYGIQMTSQMQQAGMSTATTSVLAPPATDSLAIISQPANDKFETKSTVWADTLNRGLVNLNISGSKTNPLADIGVDFDAINRKEKRMEKPSQKPVVSTINMGKAMGSGSGIGRAGASALQGAPNPMIGTGMRVGIGGAPGTGLGMAGAGGPGMSMIRDPSTGMGMGMGGGYGVNQPMGGMVAGINMSMAGGMNMGMRGGMNMGMRPGVAMQQQPTGFPQGPTMGGYSSMSGPGVYGQPHNGGYR, via the exons ATGAAGAAGGCCTTGGGACAAACTGTTCGTGATCT TAAAAGAGAGGTGAACAAGAAAGTTCTTAAAGTTCCTTCAATAGAACAGAAG GTACTCGATGCTACCAGTAATGAGCCTTGGGGTCCTCATGGATCACATCTTGCTGATATCGCACAAGCGTCAAGAAACTA TCACGAGTACCAAATGATTATGTCGGTACTATGGAAACGTATTAACGACACTGGGAAAAACTGGCGGCATGTCTACAAG GCTTTGACCGTCGTGGAATACCTGGTTGCCAATGGGACAGAGCGTGTCATAGATGAGATCAGGGAGCATGCATATCAGATTTCA ACATTATCCGATTTCCAATATATTGATTCAAGTGGACGGGATCAAGGGAGCAATGTCAGGAAGAAATCTCAAAGTCTCGTCATACTCGTAAATGATAAAGAAAGAATACAAGAAGTTCGTGAGAAGGCTGCTGCCAACAGGGAAAA GTATCGCAACACTTCAACTGGTGGTATGTATAAGCCTGGTTCTTATACGAGTGGCGGAGGGTATGGTGAAAGATATGAAGATGACCGATATGAAGGCAGTTACGGGAGCAGGGACGAGGACCCAAATGGGAatgggagagaaagagaatggCGCTCTAGAGAGAATGACAGATATGACAAGCACGGCGACTCCAGTAACCATGATAGGGATCATTATGGTAGAGAGTCTGAAGAGCGTTATGGTCGAGATGGGTACAAGGATAATAGTTCTCGCGGAAGAAGTCAGAATGGAGATGACTACAATTATCGCGTGAGAAGTAGAAGCTCTGATAGAGGGAGAGACCACTCCTATGAGGATGATGGCCAATATTCTTCTAG TGTTGCAGACAGGCGCTCCGATCAGATCCCTGCTGCACCTCCCAGTTACGAAGAGGTTGTTGCTGAGGCTGATAGCCCGACCCATGGTGTAAG AAATGGCGAAACTTCAAAATCAGTTCCTCCTAAATTATCAGCTCCTTCTCAAAATGCTGGTGACCAAGAGAGCACCTTCTCTAATGCATCTGTGGCTCCTGCTCTAGCAACTTCTGCCGGGCCAGTTTCAGCTGCTTCTTCCGCGCCAGCCCCGGCAACCTCTGCAGCACCAGCTCCAGCTCCAAATCACAATGATTTTGATGGTGGTTTTAATGTGTTTGATCCACGCGGTACCTTTTCAG CTGCTCCAACTTATGCAAGTAGTGCTGATGTGGACTTTTTTGGCTCCACGTCAGATTCATTTTCTTCTAATTCACTAGCTATTGTGCCTGCAACAGCAACAACAGAATCTAATGCCTTCACTAATTCTGGTTCTAATCAG ACACCTGATGATCCTTTTGGTGATGGCCCTTTTAGAGCTGTATCTTACGTACAAAATTTCCCAAATCAATCGCTAATTGTTGAACCATCACCCTCCTTCCAACATTGTaataatattaattctgaaaCTCCCAAACCTACTTCCCAGAATACAGAAACTGTCGGTAACTTTGGTTTCGGAAACACTGATATTTTAGCAGATATTCTGCCACCTTCCTCTGGTTTTCCAGCTCAAATGATGCAGCCTACTTCGCAATCAGGTTTTGCTAGTCAGGCTGGGCCGCCTCCATCACGTCCAGGTTTTCAAGGTGAACAAGATCAATATTCATCTTCGGCAAGCTATCCACCTCTAATGGGCCAGGCTTCATCTTCTGCAGCATTTCCAGCTCAAGGACAACATCCCATGCAGACAACTTTTCCATTTCAAGTTGGCCAACCAGCATCCTATACAAGTTTTCCATCTCAAATGGGCACCCCACAAACGTCCACTTTTGCTGCTCCCAGTCAACCTTCCCTACCTGGAGCTAATATTTATGGGAATCCAGGTCACCTATTTGGATCGACGGCACCGGCACCAGCACCAGCACATCAACCTATGCGTCCCCAAAGTTTTGGTGGCACACCTGCAAACTATAACCAGATGAATTCACAGTATGGCATACAGATGACTTCTCAAATGCAACAAGCAGGAATGAGTACTGCCACAACTTCTGTGCTTGCGCCTCCTGCTACAGATTCTCTTGCTATAATTTCTCAACCGGCAAATGACAAGTTTGAGACCAAATCCACAGTTTGGGCTGATACCTTAAACCGTGGACTAGTTAATTTGAATATATCTGGAT CTAAAACAAATCCATTGGCTGATATTGGTGTGGATTTTGATGCTATTAATCGGAAAGAGAAAAGGATGGAAAAACCTAGCCAAAAACCTGTTGTGTCAACTATTAACATGGGTAAAGCTATGGGATCTGGTTCTGGAATTGGCCGGGCAGGTGCAAGTGCTCTCCAAGGTGCACCAAACCCAATGATAGGTACTGGTATGCGAGTAGGCATTGGTGGAGCACCTGGTACAGGCTTGGGCATGGCTGGTGCTGGTGGTCCAGGTATGAGCATGATTCGTGATCCTAGTACTGGAATGGGCATGGGCATGGGAGGTGGTTATGGAGTAAATCAGCCTATGGGTGGCATGGTTGCGGGGATAAACATGAGCATGGCCGGAGGAATGAACATGGGTATGAGAGGAGGAATGAACATGGGTATGAGACCGGGAGTtgcaatgcagcagcagccaacagGATTTCCCCAGGGACCAACCATGGGAGGTTATAGTTCTATGTCGGGTCCAGGAGTTTATGGTCAACCACACAATGGTGGCTACCGATGA